One part of the Sarcophilus harrisii chromosome 5, mSarHar1.11, whole genome shotgun sequence genome encodes these proteins:
- the STAT6 gene encoding signal transducer and activator of transcription 6 isoform X1, which produces MSLWSLVAKMPPEKFQGLFVQFPQRLRHLLGDWLENQPWEFLGGSDAFSCRIASALLSETVQQLKAAAGEQGEGRTTMQHISNIESLYQRDPLKLVATFRQILQGEKVAVMEQFHHLPLTFHWKQEELKFNMMLRRLRHHMGDIRALRETLQQERDPGQACLQNMIEKPTNGTSSSETLTRLLQETVGELEGAQALVLKKIQIWKRQQQLAGNGAPFDESLAPLQERCENLVDIYSQLQQEVGGAAGELEPSVQAALNGRLDEVLQTLVTSSFLVEKQPPQVLKTQTKFQAGVRFLLGFRLLGTPAKTPLVRADMVTEKQARELNHPQGSGAGVESTGEITNNTVPLENSIPGNCCSALFKNLLLKKIKRCERKGTESVTEEKCAVLFSTSFTLGPNNLTFHLQALSLPLVVIVHGNQDNNAKATILWDNAFSEMNRIPFMVAERVPWEKMCETLNLKFMAEVGTSQGLLPEHFLFLAQKIFNDNSLNMETFQNRTVSWAQFNKEILLGRGFTFWQWFDGVLDLTKRCLRSYWSDRLIIGFISKQYVNNLLHGEPDGTFLLRFSDSEIGGITIAHIIRAQDGTPQIENIQPFSAKDLSIRSLGDRIRDLAQLKNLYPKKPKDEAFRSHYKPEQMGKDGRGYVPATIKMTVERDQPLPTLESQMPAMMSTYDLQPSPEPFTTQFVSERVSRTPVFPGHPVQSQFHVQPLEESHEMLTNFQEPPSACTSSLQVGLMPPRMSQLNMSFEQAHPQVLIPPRDPAIHNPNSMVCSDVSMREEEGLGQHVFPLENWSEDIPVLLPPTDQDLTKLLLEGQLEEVPGPLPIPSLMSTSHYGQPALTPSSHLDLSTNPSWGP; this is translated from the exons ATGTCTCTCTGGAGTCTAGTTGCCAAGATGCCCCCAGAAAAATTCCAGGGGCTATTTGTACAGTTTCCCCAACGACTACGGCATCTCCTGGGGGACTGGCTGGAGAACCAACCCTG GGAGTTCCTAGGTGGCTCTGATGCCTTCTCCTGCCGGATAGCTAGCGCCTTGCTCTCTGAAACTGTCCAGCAGTTGAAGGCTGCGGCTGGGGAAcaaggagaaggaagaacaacCATGCAGCACATCAGTAACATAGAG AGTTTATACCAGAGAGACCCACTGAAGCTGGTGGCCACTTTCCGGCAGATTTTACAAGGAGAGAAAGTAGCCGTCATGGAACAG TTCCATCACCTTCCTCTTACTTTCCATTGGAAACAAGAGGAACTCAAGTTTAATATGATGCTTCGAAGGCTGCGGCACCACATGGGAGATATCAGAGCCCTTCGGGAGACCCTGCAGCAGGAAAGGGACCCAGGACAAG CATGTCTACAGAACATGATAGAGAAACCGACCAATGGAACAAGTTCAAGTGAG ACATTGACAAGGTTACTGCAAGAGACGGTCGGGGAGCTGGAGGGGGCCCAAGCCCTGGTGCTGAAGAAGATCCAGATCTGGAAGCGGCAGCAGCAGCTGGCAGGGAACGGGGCACCCTTTGATGAGAGCCTTGCACCCCTTCAAGAGAG GTGTGAGAATCTGGTGGACATTTATTCCCAACTGCAGCAGGAGGTGGGGGGGGCCGCTGGGGAGCTGGAGCCCAGTGTCCAGGCTGCACTGAACGGCCGGCTGGATGAAGTCCTTCAGACTCTGGTTACCAG CTCCTTCCTGGTAGAGAAGCAGCCTCCCCAAGTGCTAAAGACACAGACCAAGTTCCAGGCTGGAGTTCGGTTTCTTCTGGGATTTCGGCTCCTGGGAACTCCAGCTAAGACACCCCTGGTCCGGGCAGACATGGTGACTGAGAAGCAGGCCAGGGAGCTGAATCATCCCCAGGGGTCAGGGGCCGGGGT GGAAAGCACGGGAGAAATCACCAACAACACGGTGCCTCTGGAGAACAGCATCCCAGGGAACTGCTGCTCTGCACTCTTTAAGAACTTG TTACTGAAGAAGATCAAACGCTGTGAACGGAAGGGCACAGAATCTGTAACAGAAGAGAAGTGTGCTGTCCTTTTTTCTACCAGTTTCACTCTAGGACCCAATAATCTCACTTTCCACCTTCAG GCTCTATCCCTTCCCTTGGTTGTCATTGTCCATGGGAACCAGGACAATAATGCTAAAGCCACTATTCTATGGGACAATGCCTTCTCAGAAATG AACCGGATACCATTCATGGTGGCTGAGAGGGTACCCTGGGAGAAGATGTGTGAAACTTTAAACCTCAAATTCATGGCAGAGGTGGGGACAAGCCAGGGCCTGCTCCCTGAGCATTTCCTCTTTCTGGCCCAGAAGATTTTTAATGACAACAGTCTTAATATGGAAACTTTCCAGAACCGCACAGTGTCATGGGCACAGTTCAACAAG GAGATCCTCCTTGGCCGTGGATTCACCTTCTGGCAGTGGTTTGATGGCGTCCTGGACCTCACCAAGCGCTGCCTGCGCAGCTACTGGTCCGACAG GCTAATTATTGGCTTCATCAGCAAACAGTATGTCAACAACCTACTCCATGGTGAACCAGACGGTACTTTTCTCCTTCGATTCAGTGACTCGGAGATTGGGGGCATTACCATTGCACACATCATTCGGGCCCAAGATG GTACGCCACAGATTGAGAATATCCAGCCATTCTCTGCAAAGGATCTATCCATTAGATCTCTAGGGGACCGGATTCGTGACCTAGCTCAGCTTAAGAACCTCTACCCAAAGAAACCCAAGGATGAGGCCTTTCGGAGTCACTACAAGC CGGAACAGATGGGCAAGGACGGCAGGGGATATGTCCCAGCTACTATCAAGATGACTGTTGAGCG GGACCAGCCACTTCCTACTCTGGAGAGCCAGATGCCTGCCATGATGTCCACTTATGACCTTCAACCCAGTCCTGAGCCATTTACTACACAGTTCGTATCAGAAAGGGT TTCCAGGACACCAGTATTCCCAGGACACCCTGTACAGTCTCAGTTTCATGTACAGCCATTGGAGGAGTCCCATGAAATGCTGACTAACTTCCAAGA ACCACCTTCTGCTTGTACATCCTCCCTACAAGTGGGTCTGATGCCTCCTAGAATGAGTCAACTGAACATGTCTTTTGAACAAGCACATCCTCA GGTTCTGATTCCACCCAGGGATCCAGCAATCCACAACCCCAACTCCATGGTCTGCTCAGATGTGAGcatgagggaagaagaagggcTAGGGCAGCATGTCTTTCCTTTAGAAAACTG GAGTGAAGACATCCCTGTCTTGTTGCCCCCAACTGATCAAGACCTGACCAAGCTTCTTCTGGAGGGGCAATTGGAAGAAGTGCCAGGGCCCCTGCCAATTCCGTCCCTTATGTCCACCTCTCACTATGGGCAGCCCGCTTTGACACCTTCTTCCCATCTAGACCTAAGTACCAATCCCAGCTGGGGACCCTAG
- the STAT6 gene encoding signal transducer and activator of transcription 6 isoform X2 has protein sequence MSLWSLVAKMPPEKFQGLFVQFPQRLRHLLGDWLENQPWEFLGGSDAFSCRIASALLSETVQQLKAAAGEQGEGRTTMQHISNIESLYQRDPLKLVATFRQILQGEKVAVMEQFHHLPLTFHWKQEELKFNMMLRRLRHHMGDIRALRETLQQERDPGQACLQNMIEKPTNGTSSSETLTRLLQETVGELEGAQALVLKKIQIWKRQQQLAGNGAPFDESLAPLQERCENLVDIYSQLQQEVGGAAGELEPSVQAALNGRLDEVLQTLVTSSFLVEKQPPQVLKTQTKFQAGVRFLLGFRLLGTPAKTPLVRADMVTEKQARELNHPQGSGAGVESTGEITNNTVPLENSIPGNCCSALFKNLLLKKIKRCERKGTESVTEEKCAVLFSTSFTLGPNNLTFHLQALSLPLVVIVHGNQDNNAKATILWDNAFSEMNRIPFMVAERVPWEKMCETLNLKFMAEVGTSQGLLPEHFLFLAQKIFNDNSLNMETFQNRTVSWAQFNKEILLGRGFTFWQWFDGVLDLTKRCLRSYWSDRLIIGFISKQYVNNLLHGEPDGTFLLRFSDSEIGGITIAHIIRAQDGTPQIENIQPFSAKDLSIRSLGDRIRDLAQLKNLYPKKPKDEAFRSHYKPEQMGKDGRGYVPATIKMTVERDQPLPTLESQMPAMMSTYDLQPSPEPFTTHSRTPVFPGHPVQSQFHVQPLEESHEMLTNFQEPPSACTSSLQVGLMPPRMSQLNMSFEQAHPQVLIPPRDPAIHNPNSMVCSDVSMREEEGLGQHVFPLENWSEDIPVLLPPTDQDLTKLLLEGQLEEVPGPLPIPSLMSTSHYGQPALTPSSHLDLSTNPSWGP, from the exons ATGTCTCTCTGGAGTCTAGTTGCCAAGATGCCCCCAGAAAAATTCCAGGGGCTATTTGTACAGTTTCCCCAACGACTACGGCATCTCCTGGGGGACTGGCTGGAGAACCAACCCTG GGAGTTCCTAGGTGGCTCTGATGCCTTCTCCTGCCGGATAGCTAGCGCCTTGCTCTCTGAAACTGTCCAGCAGTTGAAGGCTGCGGCTGGGGAAcaaggagaaggaagaacaacCATGCAGCACATCAGTAACATAGAG AGTTTATACCAGAGAGACCCACTGAAGCTGGTGGCCACTTTCCGGCAGATTTTACAAGGAGAGAAAGTAGCCGTCATGGAACAG TTCCATCACCTTCCTCTTACTTTCCATTGGAAACAAGAGGAACTCAAGTTTAATATGATGCTTCGAAGGCTGCGGCACCACATGGGAGATATCAGAGCCCTTCGGGAGACCCTGCAGCAGGAAAGGGACCCAGGACAAG CATGTCTACAGAACATGATAGAGAAACCGACCAATGGAACAAGTTCAAGTGAG ACATTGACAAGGTTACTGCAAGAGACGGTCGGGGAGCTGGAGGGGGCCCAAGCCCTGGTGCTGAAGAAGATCCAGATCTGGAAGCGGCAGCAGCAGCTGGCAGGGAACGGGGCACCCTTTGATGAGAGCCTTGCACCCCTTCAAGAGAG GTGTGAGAATCTGGTGGACATTTATTCCCAACTGCAGCAGGAGGTGGGGGGGGCCGCTGGGGAGCTGGAGCCCAGTGTCCAGGCTGCACTGAACGGCCGGCTGGATGAAGTCCTTCAGACTCTGGTTACCAG CTCCTTCCTGGTAGAGAAGCAGCCTCCCCAAGTGCTAAAGACACAGACCAAGTTCCAGGCTGGAGTTCGGTTTCTTCTGGGATTTCGGCTCCTGGGAACTCCAGCTAAGACACCCCTGGTCCGGGCAGACATGGTGACTGAGAAGCAGGCCAGGGAGCTGAATCATCCCCAGGGGTCAGGGGCCGGGGT GGAAAGCACGGGAGAAATCACCAACAACACGGTGCCTCTGGAGAACAGCATCCCAGGGAACTGCTGCTCTGCACTCTTTAAGAACTTG TTACTGAAGAAGATCAAACGCTGTGAACGGAAGGGCACAGAATCTGTAACAGAAGAGAAGTGTGCTGTCCTTTTTTCTACCAGTTTCACTCTAGGACCCAATAATCTCACTTTCCACCTTCAG GCTCTATCCCTTCCCTTGGTTGTCATTGTCCATGGGAACCAGGACAATAATGCTAAAGCCACTATTCTATGGGACAATGCCTTCTCAGAAATG AACCGGATACCATTCATGGTGGCTGAGAGGGTACCCTGGGAGAAGATGTGTGAAACTTTAAACCTCAAATTCATGGCAGAGGTGGGGACAAGCCAGGGCCTGCTCCCTGAGCATTTCCTCTTTCTGGCCCAGAAGATTTTTAATGACAACAGTCTTAATATGGAAACTTTCCAGAACCGCACAGTGTCATGGGCACAGTTCAACAAG GAGATCCTCCTTGGCCGTGGATTCACCTTCTGGCAGTGGTTTGATGGCGTCCTGGACCTCACCAAGCGCTGCCTGCGCAGCTACTGGTCCGACAG GCTAATTATTGGCTTCATCAGCAAACAGTATGTCAACAACCTACTCCATGGTGAACCAGACGGTACTTTTCTCCTTCGATTCAGTGACTCGGAGATTGGGGGCATTACCATTGCACACATCATTCGGGCCCAAGATG GTACGCCACAGATTGAGAATATCCAGCCATTCTCTGCAAAGGATCTATCCATTAGATCTCTAGGGGACCGGATTCGTGACCTAGCTCAGCTTAAGAACCTCTACCCAAAGAAACCCAAGGATGAGGCCTTTCGGAGTCACTACAAGC CGGAACAGATGGGCAAGGACGGCAGGGGATATGTCCCAGCTACTATCAAGATGACTGTTGAGCG GGACCAGCCACTTCCTACTCTGGAGAGCCAGATGCCTGCCATGATGTCCACTTATGACCTTCAACCCAGTCCTGAGCCATTTACTACACA TTCCAGGACACCAGTATTCCCAGGACACCCTGTACAGTCTCAGTTTCATGTACAGCCATTGGAGGAGTCCCATGAAATGCTGACTAACTTCCAAGA ACCACCTTCTGCTTGTACATCCTCCCTACAAGTGGGTCTGATGCCTCCTAGAATGAGTCAACTGAACATGTCTTTTGAACAAGCACATCCTCA GGTTCTGATTCCACCCAGGGATCCAGCAATCCACAACCCCAACTCCATGGTCTGCTCAGATGTGAGcatgagggaagaagaagggcTAGGGCAGCATGTCTTTCCTTTAGAAAACTG GAGTGAAGACATCCCTGTCTTGTTGCCCCCAACTGATCAAGACCTGACCAAGCTTCTTCTGGAGGGGCAATTGGAAGAAGTGCCAGGGCCCCTGCCAATTCCGTCCCTTATGTCCACCTCTCACTATGGGCAGCCCGCTTTGACACCTTCTTCCCATCTAGACCTAAGTACCAATCCCAGCTGGGGACCCTAG
- the STAT6 gene encoding signal transducer and activator of transcription 6 isoform X3, translated as MSLWSLVAKMPPEKFQGLFVQFPQRLRHLLGDWLENQPWEFLGGSDAFSCRIASALLSETVQQLKAAAGEQGEGRTTMQHISNIESLYQRDPLKLVATFRQILQGEKVAVMEQFHHLPLTFHWKQEELKFNMMLRRLRHHMGDIRALRETLQQERDPGQACLQNMIEKPTNGTSSSETLTRLLQETVGELEGAQALVLKKIQIWKRQQQLAGNGAPFDESLAPLQERCENLVDIYSQLQQEVGGAAGELEPSVQAALNGRLDEVLQTLVTSSFLVEKQPPQVLKTQTKFQAGVRFLLGFRLLGTPAKTPLVRADMVTEKQARELNHPQGSGAGVESTGEITNNTVPLENSIPGNCCSALFKNLLLKKIKRCERKGTESVTEEKCAVLFSTSFTLGPNNLTFHLQALSLPLVVIVHGNQDNNAKATILWDNAFSEMNRIPFMVAERVPWEKMCETLNLKFMAEVGTSQGLLPEHFLFLAQKIFNDNSLNMETFQNRTVSWAQFNKEILLGRGFTFWQWFDGVLDLTKRCLRSYWSDRLIIGFISKQYVNNLLHGEPDGTFLLRFSDSEIGGITIAHIIRAQDGTPQIENIQPFSAKDLSIRSLGDRIRDLAQLKNLYPKKPKDEAFRSHYKPEQMGKDGRGYVPATIKMTVERDQPLPTLESQMPAMMSTYDLQPSPEPFTTQFVSERVSRTPVFPGHPVQSQFHVQPLEESHEMLTNFQEPPSACTSSLQVGLMPPRMSQLNMSFEQAHPQDPAIHNPNSMVCSDVSMREEEGLGQHVFPLENWSEDIPVLLPPTDQDLTKLLLEGQLEEVPGPLPIPSLMSTSHYGQPALTPSSHLDLSTNPSWGP; from the exons ATGTCTCTCTGGAGTCTAGTTGCCAAGATGCCCCCAGAAAAATTCCAGGGGCTATTTGTACAGTTTCCCCAACGACTACGGCATCTCCTGGGGGACTGGCTGGAGAACCAACCCTG GGAGTTCCTAGGTGGCTCTGATGCCTTCTCCTGCCGGATAGCTAGCGCCTTGCTCTCTGAAACTGTCCAGCAGTTGAAGGCTGCGGCTGGGGAAcaaggagaaggaagaacaacCATGCAGCACATCAGTAACATAGAG AGTTTATACCAGAGAGACCCACTGAAGCTGGTGGCCACTTTCCGGCAGATTTTACAAGGAGAGAAAGTAGCCGTCATGGAACAG TTCCATCACCTTCCTCTTACTTTCCATTGGAAACAAGAGGAACTCAAGTTTAATATGATGCTTCGAAGGCTGCGGCACCACATGGGAGATATCAGAGCCCTTCGGGAGACCCTGCAGCAGGAAAGGGACCCAGGACAAG CATGTCTACAGAACATGATAGAGAAACCGACCAATGGAACAAGTTCAAGTGAG ACATTGACAAGGTTACTGCAAGAGACGGTCGGGGAGCTGGAGGGGGCCCAAGCCCTGGTGCTGAAGAAGATCCAGATCTGGAAGCGGCAGCAGCAGCTGGCAGGGAACGGGGCACCCTTTGATGAGAGCCTTGCACCCCTTCAAGAGAG GTGTGAGAATCTGGTGGACATTTATTCCCAACTGCAGCAGGAGGTGGGGGGGGCCGCTGGGGAGCTGGAGCCCAGTGTCCAGGCTGCACTGAACGGCCGGCTGGATGAAGTCCTTCAGACTCTGGTTACCAG CTCCTTCCTGGTAGAGAAGCAGCCTCCCCAAGTGCTAAAGACACAGACCAAGTTCCAGGCTGGAGTTCGGTTTCTTCTGGGATTTCGGCTCCTGGGAACTCCAGCTAAGACACCCCTGGTCCGGGCAGACATGGTGACTGAGAAGCAGGCCAGGGAGCTGAATCATCCCCAGGGGTCAGGGGCCGGGGT GGAAAGCACGGGAGAAATCACCAACAACACGGTGCCTCTGGAGAACAGCATCCCAGGGAACTGCTGCTCTGCACTCTTTAAGAACTTG TTACTGAAGAAGATCAAACGCTGTGAACGGAAGGGCACAGAATCTGTAACAGAAGAGAAGTGTGCTGTCCTTTTTTCTACCAGTTTCACTCTAGGACCCAATAATCTCACTTTCCACCTTCAG GCTCTATCCCTTCCCTTGGTTGTCATTGTCCATGGGAACCAGGACAATAATGCTAAAGCCACTATTCTATGGGACAATGCCTTCTCAGAAATG AACCGGATACCATTCATGGTGGCTGAGAGGGTACCCTGGGAGAAGATGTGTGAAACTTTAAACCTCAAATTCATGGCAGAGGTGGGGACAAGCCAGGGCCTGCTCCCTGAGCATTTCCTCTTTCTGGCCCAGAAGATTTTTAATGACAACAGTCTTAATATGGAAACTTTCCAGAACCGCACAGTGTCATGGGCACAGTTCAACAAG GAGATCCTCCTTGGCCGTGGATTCACCTTCTGGCAGTGGTTTGATGGCGTCCTGGACCTCACCAAGCGCTGCCTGCGCAGCTACTGGTCCGACAG GCTAATTATTGGCTTCATCAGCAAACAGTATGTCAACAACCTACTCCATGGTGAACCAGACGGTACTTTTCTCCTTCGATTCAGTGACTCGGAGATTGGGGGCATTACCATTGCACACATCATTCGGGCCCAAGATG GTACGCCACAGATTGAGAATATCCAGCCATTCTCTGCAAAGGATCTATCCATTAGATCTCTAGGGGACCGGATTCGTGACCTAGCTCAGCTTAAGAACCTCTACCCAAAGAAACCCAAGGATGAGGCCTTTCGGAGTCACTACAAGC CGGAACAGATGGGCAAGGACGGCAGGGGATATGTCCCAGCTACTATCAAGATGACTGTTGAGCG GGACCAGCCACTTCCTACTCTGGAGAGCCAGATGCCTGCCATGATGTCCACTTATGACCTTCAACCCAGTCCTGAGCCATTTACTACACAGTTCGTATCAGAAAGGGT TTCCAGGACACCAGTATTCCCAGGACACCCTGTACAGTCTCAGTTTCATGTACAGCCATTGGAGGAGTCCCATGAAATGCTGACTAACTTCCAAGA ACCACCTTCTGCTTGTACATCCTCCCTACAAGTGGGTCTGATGCCTCCTAGAATGAGTCAACTGAACATGTCTTTTGAACAAGCACATCCTCA GGATCCAGCAATCCACAACCCCAACTCCATGGTCTGCTCAGATGTGAGcatgagggaagaagaagggcTAGGGCAGCATGTCTTTCCTTTAGAAAACTG GAGTGAAGACATCCCTGTCTTGTTGCCCCCAACTGATCAAGACCTGACCAAGCTTCTTCTGGAGGGGCAATTGGAAGAAGTGCCAGGGCCCCTGCCAATTCCGTCCCTTATGTCCACCTCTCACTATGGGCAGCCCGCTTTGACACCTTCTTCCCATCTAGACCTAAGTACCAATCCCAGCTGGGGACCCTAG